In Humulus lupulus chromosome 6, drHumLupu1.1, whole genome shotgun sequence, a single genomic region encodes these proteins:
- the LOC133785889 gene encoding protein FAR1-RELATED SEQUENCE 5-like gives MYEKRETWAETFLRGHFFAYMGMTQRCEGMSAFIKTKVPANMKLNDFIRRLDMALSWMRHKERKDDHESNHMMPNLGKTYMDLVEKQVATLYTRNLYWKIREQIQKGGKLSVSRKERGENENENVYLLAKYGDKSYRKLVRQRIPDKHLICECMLFTSCGIPCSHMFAIMKFLQITEIPKSLIATRWLKMDFLHVHSNALFSSEMFHLPTKERHFTELIQDCNELAAVASASEMRYRKAKEEIKKMLAALKLLEIDGNENQTPVTPSLKVKNSLITRTKGTTRVGPNGPPRLRRCTECKQVGHNKATHKNHKRKKQKANLLPEISENNSEEEEIYATEEDDNEIYATEDEDDEQNNEDEGDHNEMGDVNDNLDDFEGSGLVRYSGG, from the coding sequence ATGTATGAGAAGAGAGAAACATGGGCAGAGACATTTCTTAGAGGACACTTTTTCGCCTATATGGGAATGACACAAAGGTGTGAAGGAATGAGCGCTTTTATTAAAACAAAGGTTCCGGCAAATATGAAGTTAAATGACTTCATTCGAAGACTAGACATGGCTTTGTCATGGATGCGACATAAAGAACGTAAAGATGATCATGAATCTAACCACATGATGCCGAATTTAGGCAAGACTTACATGGATTTGGTTGAAAAACAAGTAGCAACTTTGTACACAAGGAACCTCTACTGGAAGATAAGAGAGCAAATTCAAAAGGGAGGAAAGTTATCTGTAAGTAGAAAAGAAAGAGgcgaaaatgaaaatgaaaatgttTATCTACTCGCAAAATACGGTGATAAGAGTTATAGGAAGCTTGTTAGACAACGGATACCAGATAAACATCTAATATGCGAGTGTATGTTATTCACTAGTTGTGGAATCCCCTGCTCCCACATGTTTGCTATCATGAAATTTTTGCAAATCACTGAGATCCCAAAATCCCTTATTGCCACACGATGGCTGAAGATGGATTTTCTGCATGTACATTCTAATGCTCTATTTAGTTCAGAGATGTTCCATTTACCAACGAAAGAGCGTCACTTCACAGAGCTGATACAAGATTGCAATGAATTGGCAGCCGTTGCATCCGCGAGTGAGATGCGATACAGAAAGGCCAAGGAGGAGATTAAAAAGATGCTTGCAGCATTGAAATTGTTGGAAATTGATGGCAACGAGAACCAGACACCCGTTACTCCATCTCTGAAAGTTAAAAATTCACTTATCACACGAACAAAAGGAACAACAAGGGTAGGACCAAATGGACCACCACGACTCCGTCGATGCACCGAATGCAAACAAGTGGGCCACAACAAGGCTACTCACAAAAACCATAAACGAAAAAAACAAAAAGCCAATCTACTGCCTGAAATATCTGAAAACAACAGCGAAGAGGAGGAAATATATGCCACTGAAGAAGATGATAACGAAATATATGCcactgaagatgaagatgacGAACAAAATAACGAAGATGAGGGGGACCACAATGAAATGGGTGATGTGAATGACAATTTGGATGACTTTGAAGGCAGTGGTTTGGTCAGATATAGCGGAGGATGA